From Stigmatella erecta, one genomic window encodes:
- the hxsC gene encoding His-Xaa-Ser system radical SAM maturase HxsC has product MEVPDAYLLPAGLFPLTEGDVVRVEPSPGRVSALYRKASRSNSLLVTERCDNYCLMCSQPPRSHDDSWLLEELMELIPLISPETRELGITGGEPGLLGEGLLRLVERLKTHLPMTAVHMLSNGRRFSEEGFAQGLGRLRHPDLMVGIPLYSDLPEEHDHVVQARGAYDDTVRGILNLKRAGMRVELRVVIHAFTHERLPELARFIARNLLFVDHVALMGLELMGFAKTNLPKLWVDPLDYQEPLRAAVRILDRAGVSTSLYNHPLCVLPTDLHPFARKSISDWKNIYFRECEGCSLREACGGFFASSSLKRSRGIAPVRL; this is encoded by the coding sequence GTGGAGGTTCCGGATGCCTATCTGCTGCCTGCCGGGCTGTTTCCGCTCACAGAAGGAGACGTGGTGCGGGTGGAGCCTTCCCCGGGGAGGGTGAGCGCGCTCTACCGGAAGGCGTCACGCTCGAACAGCCTGCTGGTCACGGAGCGATGCGACAACTATTGCCTGATGTGCTCGCAGCCGCCGCGCTCGCATGATGACTCCTGGTTGCTGGAAGAGCTGATGGAACTCATCCCACTGATCTCCCCGGAGACCCGCGAGCTGGGCATCACGGGAGGAGAGCCCGGACTGCTGGGCGAGGGGCTGCTGCGGCTCGTGGAGCGGTTGAAGACACACCTGCCGATGACGGCGGTCCATATGCTCTCCAATGGCCGACGCTTCTCTGAGGAGGGCTTTGCCCAGGGGCTGGGCCGGCTGCGGCATCCGGACCTGATGGTGGGCATCCCGCTGTACTCCGACCTCCCCGAAGAGCATGACCACGTCGTGCAGGCACGGGGGGCGTACGACGACACCGTTCGCGGCATCCTGAACCTGAAGCGGGCGGGCATGCGGGTGGAACTCCGGGTCGTCATCCATGCCTTCACCCACGAGCGTCTTCCGGAGCTGGCGCGTTTCATCGCCCGGAACCTGCTCTTCGTGGACCACGTCGCGCTGATGGGGCTGGAGCTGATGGGGTTCGCGAAGACGAACCTTCCGAAGCTCTGGGTGGATCCGCTCGACTACCAGGAGCCCCTGCGCGCAGCGGTGCGGATCCTGGACCGGGCAGGCGTCAGCACGTCCCTCTACAACCACCCACTCTGCGTGCTCCCCACGGACCTTCACCCCTTCGCGCGAAAGAGCATCTCCGACTGGAAGAACATCTACTTCCGCGAGTGTGAGGGCTGTTCCCTGAGAGAGGCCTGCGGCGGGTTCTTCGCCTCGTCGTCGCTGAAGCGCAGCCGGGGCATCGCACCTGTGCGCCTGTGA
- a CDS encoding helix-turn-helix domain-containing protein, translated as MTRAHNVPGGPDSKESEAYGLVLGQVIAQLRRQHGNMTQAELAHRLGISQSMLSKIESGKQPDAYHFNQIAQVFGLDVQQLNAQVLDAMKRAQSAAAAVTNQPKASSGWGELLALAGFVGLVMFAVAAVVGDDAKPSPEPSPEPSPEFKPKSP; from the coding sequence ATGACGCGCGCGCACAACGTCCCCGGCGGGCCGGACTCCAAGGAGAGCGAGGCCTATGGACTGGTACTGGGTCAGGTGATTGCCCAGCTTCGGAGACAGCACGGGAACATGACCCAGGCCGAGTTGGCCCATCGGCTAGGCATCTCCCAGTCGATGCTGTCGAAGATCGAGAGCGGAAAGCAGCCGGACGCTTACCACTTCAACCAGATCGCCCAGGTGTTCGGGCTCGACGTCCAGCAGTTGAATGCCCAGGTCCTGGACGCGATGAAGCGCGCGCAGAGTGCCGCAGCGGCGGTGACCAACCAGCCCAAGGCCTCTTCGGGATGGGGAGAGCTGCTCGCACTGGCGGGCTTCGTGGGACTGGTGATGTTCGCGGTGGCGGCGGTCGTCGGGGACGACGCGAAGCCTTCCCCAGAGCCTTCCCCAGAACCGTCCCCGGAGTTCAAGCCGAAGTCCCCGTAG
- a CDS encoding protein kinase domain-containing protein: MEIQGHITVLEELTGGGLGKLLKCQDEAGQWFVAKFPKDTSPENQELIDDEARRFRRHQGHHVVRYLGPVTLQDGRRGFAMELMDGDLTPLVRQRLSVERVLGYLLTVVQGLEEVHASARGAFHGDLKTGNILHKDGVAKLADFGLARGGLGQTVMLGNHNGGTPGYMPPEGLASPSGDIYSLGAVAFALLVGREPQAYEVLRIQIPGAPGLEQLINQMLAAQPGMRPSISQIRARLGVLRAQALAQAQVQHFPPKRNVLRSPAAPTPPPVPALSSSAYGMGVAAALVAFVGFGLLLAANKD, encoded by the coding sequence ATGGAAATTCAAGGACATATCACGGTGCTGGAGGAACTCACGGGCGGTGGCCTGGGTAAGCTCCTGAAGTGCCAGGACGAGGCGGGACAATGGTTCGTCGCCAAGTTTCCGAAGGACACCTCGCCGGAGAACCAGGAGCTCATCGACGACGAGGCCCGGAGGTTTCGGCGGCACCAGGGGCACCACGTCGTGCGGTACTTGGGGCCGGTCACCCTCCAGGATGGGCGCCGGGGCTTCGCCATGGAGCTGATGGACGGGGACCTTACGCCCTTGGTCCGGCAGCGGCTGTCCGTGGAGCGGGTGTTGGGCTACCTCCTCACGGTGGTCCAGGGACTGGAGGAGGTCCACGCCTCCGCGCGGGGCGCGTTCCATGGTGACCTCAAGACCGGGAACATCCTGCACAAGGACGGGGTCGCGAAGCTCGCGGACTTTGGCCTCGCCCGGGGCGGCCTGGGGCAGACGGTCATGCTGGGCAATCACAACGGAGGGACCCCGGGCTACATGCCTCCAGAGGGGCTGGCGTCCCCGTCCGGAGACATCTACTCCCTGGGGGCAGTGGCGTTCGCGCTTCTCGTAGGCCGGGAGCCCCAGGCCTACGAGGTGTTGCGGATCCAGATTCCGGGAGCGCCCGGCCTGGAACAGCTCATCAACCAGATGCTCGCGGCCCAGCCGGGCATGCGGCCCAGCATCAGCCAGATCCGGGCGCGGCTCGGTGTGCTGAGAGCCCAGGCGCTGGCTCAGGCCCAGGTGCAGCACTTCCCTCCGAAGCGCAACGTGCTCCGGTCCCCGGCCGCTCCGACTCCACCTCCGGTCCCGGCTCTATCTTCGTCCGCTTACGGTATGGGCGTCGCGGCCGCCCTGGTGGCGTTCGTGGGCTTCGGCCTCCTCCTCGCGGCGAACAAGGACTGA
- a CDS encoding alpha/beta hydrolase, with the protein MPSRHLVDPELHPFIEQWSEITPTRETLPGMRLELARGLEKGAPAALPKDVEVSERWVPGPPGAPEVRVLVYRPKRKSPGAWPALLHMHPGGYIIGSPEMNDVGNRWLASRVGCVIVSVDYRLAPETPFPGPVEDCYAALRWLHANAAQLGVDASRIAIGGESAGGGLAAALALMVRDRREVPVIFQVLIYPMIDDRTAAGVEPSPHVGEFFWTRASNRFGWECLLGQKPGGANVSPYAAPARAPSLAGLPPALVSVGALDLFVEENLEYARRLLAAGVPTELHVYPRAVHAFNLVEQTQVAQSFLRDYEQALRRALYPSGAPPDAKPTVKKSAAKKKSAAKKSAAKKGTRRPSPRKRSR; encoded by the coding sequence ATGCCGTCGCGGCACCTCGTCGACCCCGAGTTGCATCCGTTCATCGAACAGTGGTCCGAGATCACCCCCACGCGCGAGACGCTGCCTGGCATGCGGCTCGAGCTGGCGCGCGGGTTGGAGAAGGGTGCGCCGGCCGCGCTGCCCAAGGATGTCGAGGTGTCCGAGCGCTGGGTGCCGGGTCCGCCGGGCGCGCCCGAGGTCCGGGTGCTCGTGTACCGGCCCAAGCGGAAGTCTCCGGGTGCGTGGCCCGCGCTGCTGCACATGCACCCCGGCGGATACATCATCGGCTCGCCCGAGATGAACGACGTGGGCAACCGGTGGCTCGCCAGCCGTGTCGGGTGCGTCATCGTCTCGGTGGACTACCGCCTGGCCCCCGAGACGCCCTTTCCAGGTCCCGTGGAGGACTGCTACGCCGCGCTGCGCTGGCTGCATGCGAACGCCGCGCAGCTGGGCGTGGACGCGAGCCGCATCGCCATTGGGGGCGAGAGCGCGGGGGGCGGACTCGCCGCGGCCCTGGCATTGATGGTCCGGGATCGACGCGAGGTGCCCGTCATCTTTCAGGTGCTCATCTACCCGATGATCGATGATCGCACGGCTGCGGGAGTCGAGCCTTCCCCCCACGTGGGAGAGTTCTTCTGGACGCGCGCCTCCAACCGCTTCGGCTGGGAGTGTCTGCTCGGCCAGAAGCCCGGAGGCGCGAACGTGTCTCCCTACGCGGCCCCCGCGCGCGCGCCCTCGCTCGCGGGGCTTCCGCCCGCCTTGGTGAGCGTGGGCGCGCTCGATCTCTTCGTGGAGGAGAACCTGGAGTATGCCCGCCGGCTCCTGGCGGCGGGCGTGCCCACCGAGCTGCACGTGTACCCGCGGGCCGTCCATGCCTTCAACCTGGTCGAGCAGACCCAGGTCGCTCAGTCCTTCCTGCGCGACTACGAGCAGGCCCTGCGGCGCGCGCTCTATCCCTCGGGCGCGCCCCCGGACGCCAAGCCCACCGTGAAGAAGAGCGCCGCGAAGAAGAAGAGCGCCGCGAAGAAGAGCGCCGCGAAGAAAGGGACTCGACGGCCGAGCCCGCGCAAGAGGAGCAGATAG
- a CDS encoding helix-turn-helix domain-containing protein, which produces MPRTMDSAALTFSLPRFVEDVRGVVPVAGRTCHERLPDGRTTLVFRVLEEGRKGDVCVAGPRTRALFKNSPGVARAVILQFKPGWSAPLLGVAASELTDRIIPLEDLWGRSGGDLCQELLAARNLPEMLDRISHAIALRPHQTFEPASARLARRAVRLLEGDEVRVESVAERLGVTARHLRRAFTESVGIGPKDFARAVRLQRAVGMAAASKDWGRIAASAGYYDQAHLIGDFRELVGLTPGAFLKRAGARGVDGTAPRKHREGQATHL; this is translated from the coding sequence GTGCCGCGCACGATGGACTCCGCCGCCTTGACGTTCTCGCTCCCCCGCTTCGTCGAGGACGTTCGCGGTGTCGTGCCAGTCGCTGGACGCACCTGTCACGAGCGGCTGCCCGACGGAAGAACGACCCTCGTCTTTCGAGTGCTCGAGGAGGGCCGGAAAGGGGATGTGTGCGTCGCGGGCCCGCGAACACGGGCGCTGTTCAAGAACTCTCCCGGCGTCGCGCGGGCGGTCATCCTTCAGTTCAAGCCAGGTTGGTCGGCGCCGCTCCTGGGCGTGGCAGCGAGCGAGCTGACGGACCGGATCATCCCACTGGAAGACCTCTGGGGCCGTTCGGGCGGCGACCTCTGCCAGGAGCTCCTCGCGGCGCGAAACCTGCCGGAGATGCTCGACCGGATCTCCCACGCGATCGCCCTTCGTCCCCACCAGACCTTCGAACCGGCATCGGCACGGCTCGCTCGCCGCGCGGTTCGCTTGCTCGAAGGAGACGAGGTCCGGGTGGAGAGCGTGGCGGAGCGGCTTGGCGTCACGGCGCGGCATCTTCGCCGCGCCTTCACGGAGAGCGTCGGCATCGGGCCGAAGGATTTCGCGCGCGCCGTTCGCCTGCAGCGGGCCGTGGGGATGGCGGCGGCCTCGAAGGACTGGGGACGCATCGCCGCATCCGCGGGCTATTACGACCAGGCGCACCTCATTGGCGATTTCCGGGAGCTCGTTGGGCTCACCCCGGGCGCCTTCCTGAAGCGTGCAGGCGCTCGGGGCGTTGATGGAACGGCGCCTCGGAAGCACCGTGAGGGCCAAGCCACTCATCTCTAA
- a CDS encoding alpha/beta hydrolase family protein: protein MSKPTPAAKTPSAPTPVLSISPIVLPAPGRAVDLQVRVSAPVTGDGLPIILLSHGHGRSNHLSSLNGYAPLANYLAAHGFAVIQPTHLDSKTLSLGSGDPDAPLYWRARAQDMKRILDQLDATERAAPGLAGRLDRSKVAVIGHSMGGHTASVLLGARHKDPRDGTEVNLAEPRIKAGVLLAAPGRGDALSKFAAENYSFFSTIDFSKMTAPTLVVAGDKDDSPHLTDAGPGWHADPYLLGPSPKSLVTLFDAGHGLGGISGYDVAETTDENPERVAAVQHLTWAYLRTALYPGDSAWQEAQSALTGAAKPLGRIESK from the coding sequence ATGAGCAAACCGACTCCCGCAGCCAAAACCCCCAGCGCACCCACGCCGGTCCTGTCGATCAGCCCCATCGTGCTGCCAGCTCCTGGCCGCGCTGTCGATCTCCAGGTGCGAGTCTCCGCGCCCGTGACCGGAGACGGACTGCCCATCATCTTGCTCTCGCACGGCCACGGCCGCTCCAACCACCTCTCCTCCTTGAACGGCTACGCCCCACTCGCCAATTACCTGGCGGCACACGGCTTCGCCGTGATCCAGCCCACCCATCTCGACTCAAAGACGCTCTCCCTCGGTTCCGGTGACCCCGATGCGCCTCTGTACTGGCGAGCGCGAGCTCAGGACATGAAGCGCATCCTCGACCAGCTCGACGCGACCGAGCGCGCCGCCCCTGGGCTCGCCGGGCGCTTGGACCGGAGCAAGGTGGCCGTCATCGGGCACTCGATGGGCGGGCACACCGCGAGCGTGCTGCTGGGCGCGCGGCACAAGGACCCCCGCGACGGGACGGAAGTGAACCTCGCCGAGCCCCGCATCAAGGCGGGCGTGCTGCTCGCCGCGCCCGGCAGAGGCGACGCCCTCAGCAAGTTCGCCGCCGAGAACTACTCCTTCTTCTCGACCATCGATTTCTCCAAGATGACGGCGCCCACGCTCGTGGTCGCTGGCGACAAGGATGACTCTCCCCACCTGACGGACGCGGGCCCCGGCTGGCACGCCGATCCCTACCTTCTTGGCCCAAGCCCCAAGTCCCTGGTCACCCTGTTCGACGCAGGGCACGGGCTCGGTGGAATCTCGGGATATGACGTCGCCGAGACCACGGACGAGAACCCCGAGCGAGTGGCTGCCGTCCAGCACCTCACCTGGGCGTACCTCCGCACCGCGCTCTACCCCGGAGACTCCGCTTGGCAGGAAGCGCAAAGCGCGCTGACGGGCGCCGCCAAACCGCTGGGACGGATCGAGTCCAAGTAA
- a CDS encoding glucodextranase DOMON-like domain-containing protein, whose translation MTFFRRPLPLLVLGALLTSACPGRHTRGNTPLFTLEDPRGDDHGDGDLRYPLREDMAPGSLDLLSLAAYPAPGGTVFAATFARPIAKPEAARTVDLTGETQAQRARFGFYTFNVDLYMDTDGVEGSGRTDTLPGRFLTLAPASAWEKMVLLTPRPYQARDTLRGLWQHEARQERQRQQGPMGEAVLREVDAEVERELEARVFIPTRVRVNGPAVEFFVPEEFLGGMAQPGWGYAAAVTGASLETKVDVPALFGGTPRAQGLMVLPIGTGDSRERFGGGRLGDPGQSPAVDLLVPEGVTQQQVLGVNAPPWPAVVPRR comes from the coding sequence ATGACTTTCTTCCGCCGCCCCCTTCCCTTGCTCGTCCTGGGGGCCTTGCTCACCAGCGCCTGCCCGGGCCGGCACACCCGCGGCAACACTCCCCTCTTCACCCTGGAGGATCCGCGCGGGGATGACCACGGGGACGGAGATCTGCGCTACCCACTGCGCGAGGACATGGCGCCCGGAAGCCTGGACCTGCTGTCGCTGGCGGCCTATCCGGCGCCGGGGGGCACGGTGTTCGCGGCCACGTTCGCGCGTCCCATCGCCAAGCCCGAGGCGGCGCGCACCGTGGACCTGACGGGAGAAACCCAGGCCCAGCGGGCACGGTTCGGCTTCTACACCTTCAACGTGGACCTCTACATGGACACGGATGGCGTGGAGGGCTCGGGACGCACCGATACCCTGCCCGGACGGTTCCTCACCCTCGCGCCGGCGAGCGCCTGGGAAAAGATGGTCCTGCTCACGCCCCGGCCTTACCAGGCTCGGGACACCCTTCGTGGCCTGTGGCAGCACGAGGCGCGGCAGGAACGGCAGCGCCAGCAGGGGCCGATGGGAGAGGCGGTCCTGCGGGAGGTGGACGCGGAGGTGGAGCGCGAGCTGGAGGCGCGGGTGTTCATCCCCACGCGCGTGCGCGTCAACGGGCCTGCCGTGGAGTTCTTCGTCCCGGAGGAGTTCCTGGGCGGCATGGCCCAGCCTGGGTGGGGCTATGCCGCGGCAGTGACCGGGGCCAGCCTGGAGACCAAGGTGGACGTGCCCGCGCTCTTCGGCGGCACGCCCCGCGCCCAGGGGCTGATGGTGCTGCCCATTGGGACCGGAGACTCCCGGGAGCGCTTCGGCGGAGGGCGGCTGGGCGACCCCGGCCAGTCCCCCGCCGTGGACCTGCTGGTTCCCGAGGGGGTAACGCAGCAGCAGGTGCTCGGGGTCAATGCCCCGCCCTGGCCCGCCGTGGTCCCCCGCCGCTGA
- a CDS encoding AHH domain-containing protein — MRQLARGVRLTGTPRQTAEKAFQLASQSGNYLYLPRDKKLVPLGPGESLEGALTKEDLDLAERYRLWCQRVHNVYGDCLGGALVGGRYLDMQGRYVWALSLSKSPVLEEMKQALGETVEFRALIHAALWTLGSMLLILALNPVAPALVAAVGVGMILYVGYGTLRNLVTGWLELMEGVKGATTFEQLREAGERFGRIIGRESARALALVLVAAIGATAQQFAARVPALPGSAQVAIQAEDTARISLTALGAVEEIALTAEGVSVTVAATATTMASRGGGGQNRPCVETHHIATICNDKSTARGGPWTPRFRRIFARAGMTRDDPANRTPLPGHYGPHPERYHEAVHEALNSSTATCRSIVECRAMLKEALKELAKQIATPGTELNQLVARQLPR, encoded by the coding sequence ATGAGGCAACTGGCGCGCGGGGTGCGGCTGACAGGCACGCCACGCCAGACGGCCGAGAAGGCGTTTCAGCTGGCCTCGCAGAGCGGCAACTACCTCTACCTGCCGAGAGACAAAAAGCTGGTACCGCTGGGGCCCGGCGAGTCCTTGGAGGGGGCGTTGACGAAAGAGGACCTGGACTTGGCGGAACGCTACAGGCTTTGGTGCCAGCGCGTTCACAACGTTTACGGCGACTGTCTTGGCGGCGCACTGGTGGGTGGGCGCTACTTGGACATGCAAGGCCGCTACGTTTGGGCGCTGTCCCTGAGCAAGAGCCCGGTACTGGAGGAAATGAAGCAGGCGCTGGGAGAGACGGTGGAGTTCCGCGCGCTCATCCACGCAGCGCTCTGGACCTTGGGCTCCATGTTGCTGATCTTGGCGCTGAATCCTGTGGCTCCAGCGCTGGTGGCGGCCGTGGGCGTCGGGATGATTCTGTATGTGGGCTACGGCACGCTTCGCAATCTCGTGACGGGTTGGCTTGAGTTGATGGAAGGGGTGAAGGGGGCCACCACTTTCGAGCAGCTCCGCGAGGCGGGAGAGCGCTTCGGGAGGATCATCGGGCGAGAGTCCGCGCGGGCACTCGCCCTGGTGCTGGTAGCGGCCATTGGCGCGACAGCGCAGCAGTTCGCGGCGCGTGTGCCGGCGCTGCCCGGCTCGGCGCAGGTGGCCATTCAGGCCGAGGACACCGCGCGCATCTCGCTGACCGCCTTGGGCGCAGTCGAAGAAATCGCGCTCACGGCGGAGGGCGTGAGCGTGACGGTGGCAGCCACCGCGACGACGATGGCATCGCGAGGCGGTGGCGGTCAGAACCGTCCCTGCGTCGAGACGCACCACATCGCCACCATCTGCAACGACAAGTCCACGGCGCGCGGTGGCCCGTGGACGCCTCGATTCCGCCGCATCTTCGCCAGAGCGGGAATGACGCGGGATGACCCGGCCAACAGAACGCCTCTGCCGGGGCACTACGGACCGCACCCTGAACGGTATCACGAGGCCGTTCATGAGGCACTGAACTCGTCGACGGCGACTTGTCGCAGCATTGTGGAGTGCCGGGCAATGCTGAAAGAGGCGCTGAAGGAACTGGCGAAGCAAATCGCCACCCCGGGAACAGAACTGAACCAGCTCGTCGCCCGGCAGCTGCCACGTTAA
- a CDS encoding imm11 family protein, with amino-acid sequence MSKRFFKLADNVYVPHRWDLGTPVDHQDRQVDDRPFTCGTPVPITGRLRIPVENAGKPLDFTEASVGLPVVHVRVASIFAQLAPEDVQLIPVDVEGQPDQYLILVATRLIRCIDEQASRIQLWTHENGVPDMVGKYFSVRDLRIDRTQVGSAQVFRPEGWTVALIVSGEIKDALERMGATGVRFQEV; translated from the coding sequence ATGTCCAAGCGCTTCTTCAAGCTCGCCGACAATGTGTATGTCCCCCACCGTTGGGATCTCGGCACGCCGGTAGATCATCAGGATCGGCAGGTGGATGACAGGCCGTTCACGTGCGGAACACCTGTGCCCATCACGGGCCGCTTGAGAATTCCCGTCGAGAACGCAGGAAAGCCGCTGGATTTCACGGAGGCGAGCGTCGGTCTTCCAGTGGTCCATGTCCGGGTTGCGTCCATATTCGCGCAGCTGGCCCCGGAGGATGTGCAGCTCATCCCCGTGGACGTGGAGGGCCAACCGGATCAGTACCTCATCCTCGTGGCCACACGCCTCATCCGCTGTATCGACGAACAGGCGTCCCGGATTCAGCTCTGGACCCACGAAAACGGGGTTCCGGACATGGTCGGGAAGTACTTCTCCGTGCGTGACTTGCGCATCGACCGGACCCAAGTGGGGAGCGCCCAGGTGTTCCGCCCCGAAGGGTGGACGGTCGCGCTTATCGTCTCCGGAGAGATCAAGGACGCCCTGGAGCGCATGGGCGCCACGGGCGTGAGGTTTCAGGAGGTCTAA
- a CDS encoding MarR family winged helix-turn-helix transcriptional regulator, which translates to MASKRQTVGTQLSFALYGAANRMARMHKPFLEPLGLTFPQYLVILALLDGAPLSVGALGTRLGMDTGTITPLVKRLEGAGFVARTRDRTDERRVLVDLTPRSRALAAEIRGITDKIKSACQLTDQGLDDLRRTLEALAHPADE; encoded by the coding sequence ATGGCTTCGAAACGGCAAACCGTCGGCACACAACTTTCCTTCGCGCTTTATGGCGCGGCGAACCGAATGGCGCGCATGCACAAGCCGTTCCTTGAGCCGCTGGGCCTGACCTTCCCCCAGTATCTCGTGATCCTCGCGCTGCTGGATGGTGCACCGCTGTCCGTGGGCGCACTGGGCACTCGCCTCGGCATGGACACGGGGACGATCACGCCGCTGGTCAAGCGGCTCGAGGGCGCCGGCTTCGTGGCGCGTACCCGCGACCGCACCGACGAACGCCGCGTGCTGGTCGACCTGACACCCCGGAGCCGTGCCCTCGCAGCCGAGATCCGGGGCATCACGGACAAGATCAAGTCGGCATGTCAGCTCACCGACCAGGGACTGGACGACCTTCGTCGCACGCTCGAAGCGCTCGCCCACCCTGCGGACGAATGA
- a CDS encoding NADPH-dependent F420 reductase, with amino-acid sequence MKIGILGTGHIGKTLVRKLSAAGHDVKVANSRGPDTIEADVLAFGGRAVTAAEALADVDAVILSIPLNRLPKVAPLIASVPAETVVIDTSNYYPGRDGKIDAIEAGQVESLWVSELLGHPIVKAWNAIGSDSFAKKGKPAGSPGRIAIPVAANSERERKVGMALLEDTGFDAFDAGTLAESWRQQPGAPCYCTDLTREEMPAALAAAERARLPKRRDLGVAAVMERVGDSTTNPDAEYGVRLCRALFM; translated from the coding sequence ATGAAGATTGGCATTTTGGGGACCGGCCACATTGGGAAGACCCTGGTCCGAAAGCTGAGTGCGGCCGGACATGACGTGAAGGTGGCCAACTCCCGCGGCCCGGACACGATCGAGGCCGACGTGCTGGCCTTCGGCGGACGCGCGGTCACGGCGGCGGAAGCCTTGGCGGACGTTGACGCCGTGATCCTTTCGATTCCCCTCAATCGGCTTCCCAAGGTCGCGCCGCTGATCGCCAGCGTACCCGCCGAGACGGTCGTCATCGACACGTCGAACTATTATCCGGGGCGAGACGGCAAGATCGACGCGATCGAAGCCGGTCAGGTCGAGAGCCTGTGGGTGTCTGAACTGTTGGGCCATCCCATCGTCAAGGCATGGAACGCGATCGGTTCCGACTCTTTTGCGAAGAAGGGCAAGCCTGCGGGGAGCCCAGGCCGCATTGCGATTCCCGTTGCGGCCAATAGCGAAAGAGAACGCAAGGTGGGAATGGCACTCCTCGAGGACACCGGGTTCGACGCCTTCGACGCAGGGACGCTTGCGGAGTCGTGGCGCCAGCAGCCTGGCGCTCCGTGCTACTGCACGGACCTGACCCGCGAGGAGATGCCGGCCGCCCTGGCTGCGGCGGAGCGGGCGCGATTGCCGAAACGGCGCGACCTGGGTGTTGCGGCTGTCATGGAAAGGGTTGGAGACAGCACAACGAACCCAGATGCGGAATACGGCGTCCGCCTGTGCCGTGCGTTGTTCATGTGA
- a CDS encoding glucodextranase DOMON-like domain-containing protein: MNTRLATLTLAASLLGLPAAAAGKLTFKDPTGDDNGPGKYVYPTDTVYKKGTFDLTEVTVEKKGDNVEFTASLGANMEDPWKMGSGFSLQMVFIFIDKDGKAGSGHTEGLPGLNIQFAPEAAWEKAVILSPQAAPRLKAEVGNKAAALKDDVVVPSRTKGSGRKLTGSVKASELGEGDPSQWGFQVVVQSNEGFPAGNDLMTRKVNEYEGQHRFGGGHDGECDPHVIDTLAGSAKGDASEAKAQHDMLKYECAEDGSTKSPATLTMIRQGK; encoded by the coding sequence ATGAACACCCGCCTCGCCACCCTCACCCTGGCCGCCTCGCTGCTGGGACTCCCCGCCGCCGCCGCTGGCAAGCTCACCTTCAAGGACCCCACGGGCGATGACAACGGCCCGGGCAAGTACGTCTACCCGACGGACACCGTCTACAAGAAGGGCACGTTCGATCTCACCGAAGTCACCGTGGAGAAGAAGGGTGACAACGTGGAGTTCACCGCCAGCCTCGGCGCCAACATGGAAGACCCCTGGAAGATGGGCAGCGGGTTCTCCCTCCAGATGGTCTTCATCTTCATCGACAAGGACGGCAAGGCGGGCAGCGGCCACACCGAGGGCCTGCCGGGCCTTAACATCCAGTTCGCCCCCGAGGCGGCCTGGGAGAAGGCCGTCATTCTCTCGCCGCAGGCCGCCCCCCGCCTGAAGGCCGAGGTTGGCAACAAGGCCGCCGCGCTGAAGGACGACGTCGTGGTGCCCTCGCGCACCAAGGGCTCGGGCCGCAAGCTCACCGGCTCCGTGAAGGCCTCGGAGCTGGGCGAGGGCGACCCCAGCCAGTGGGGCTTCCAGGTGGTGGTGCAGTCCAACGAGGGCTTCCCCGCCGGCAACGACCTGATGACGCGCAAGGTCAACGAGTACGAGGGCCAGCACCGCTTCGGCGGCGGCCACGACGGGGAGTGTGATCCGCACGTCATCGACACCCTGGCGGGCAGCGCCAAGGGCGACGCCTCCGAGGCGAAGGCCCAGCACGACATGCTGAAGTACGAGTGCGCCGAGGACGGCAGCACCAAATCGCCCGCAACCCTGACAATGATTCGTCAGGGCAAGTAA